A portion of the Camelus ferus isolate YT-003-E chromosome 16, BCGSAC_Cfer_1.0, whole genome shotgun sequence genome contains these proteins:
- the EXOC7 gene encoding exocyst complex component 7 isoform X9 — MIPPQEASARRREIEDKLKQEEETLSFIRDSLEKSDQLTKNMVSILSSFESRLMKLENSIIPVHKQTENLQRLQENVEKTLSCLDHVISYYHVASDTEKIIREGPTGRLEEYLGSMAKIQKAVEYFQDNSPDSPELNKVKLLFERGKESLESEFRSLMTRHSKVVSPVLILDLISGEDDLEVQEEVPLEHLPESVLQDVVRISRWLVEYGRNQDFMNVYYQIRSSQLDRSIKGLKEHFRKSSSSSGVPYSPAIPNKRKDTPTKKPVKRPGRDDVLDVETDAYIHCISAFVRLAQSEYQLLTDVIPEHHQKKTFDSLIQDALDGLMLEGENIVAAARKAIIRHDFSAVLTVFPILRHLKQTKPEFDQVLQGTAASTKNKLPSLITSMETVGAKALEDFADNIKNDPDKEYNMPKDGTVHELTSNAILFLQQLLDFQETAGAMLASQVLGDTYNIPLDPRETSSSATSYSSEFSRRLLSTYICKVLGNLQLNLLSKSKVYEDPALSAIFLHNNYNYILKALEKSELIQLVAVTQKTAERSYREHIEQQIQTYQRSWLKVTDYIAEKNLPVFQPGVKLRDKERQMIKERFKGFNDGLEELCKIQKAWAIPDTEQRDKIRQAQKNIVKETYGAFLHRFGSVPFTKNPEKYMKYRVEQVGDMIDRLFDTSA, encoded by the exons ATGATTCCCCCGCAGGAGGCGTCCGCCCGGCGGCGGGAGATCGAGGACAAGCTGAAGCAg GAGGAGGAGACACTGTCCTTCATCCGAGACAGCCTGGAGAAGAGCGACCAGCTCACCAAGAACATG GTGTCTATCCTGTCATCCTTTGAGAGTCGCCTTATGAAGCTGGAGAACTCCATCATCCCTGTGcataaacagacagagaacctgCAGCGGCTGCAGGAGAATGTTGAGAAGACGCTGTCCTGCCTGGACCACGTCATCAGCTACTACCATGTGGCGAGTGACACTGAGAAGATCATCAGGGAGGG CCCCACAGGTAGGCTGGAAGAGTATCTGGGAAGCATGGCCAAGATTCAGAAGGCTGTGGAGTATTTCCAGGACAATAGCCCAGACAGCCCAGAGCTCAACAAAGTG AAGCTGCTCTTTGAGCGGGGGAAGGAGTCGCTGGAGTCCGAGTTCCGGAGCCTGATGACCCGGCACAGCAAGGTCGTGTCCCCTGTGCTCATCCTGGATCTGATCAGCGGTGAGGATGACCTGGAGGTCCAGGAGGAGGTGCCCCTGGAGCACCTGCCCGAGAGCGTGCTGCAGGACGTGGTCCGCATCTCCCGCTGGCTGGTGGAATACGGCCGCAACCAAG ATTTCATGAATGTCTACTACCAAATCCGCTCCAGCCAGCTGGACCGCTCCATCAAAGGCCTGAAGGAGCATTTCCGGAAGAGCAGTTCTTCCTCTGGGGTTCCCTACTCCCCTGCTATCCCCAACAAGAGGAAAGACACGCCCACCAAGAAGCCAGTCAAGCGACCAG GGAGAGATGACGTGCTGGACGTGGAGACCGATGCCTACATTCACTGCATCAGTGCCTTTGTCAGGCTGGCCCAGAGCGAGTACCAGCTGCTGACGGACGTCATCCCTGAGCACCATCAGAAGAAGACCTTTGACTCTTTGATACAG GACGCCCTGGACGGGCTGATGCTGGAAGGGGAGAACATTGTGGCTGCTGCCCGGAAGGCCATCATCCGACACGACTTCTCGGCAGTGCTCACCGTCTTCCCCATCCTGCGGCACCTCAAGCAGACCAAGCCTGAGTTTGACCAGGTGCTCCAG GGCACGGCCGCCAGCACCAAGAACAAGCTGCCCAGCCTCATCACCTCAATGGAGACTGTTGGAGCCAAAGCGCTGGAGGACTTCGCTGACAACATCAAg AATGACCCGGACAAGGAGTACAACATGCCCAAGGATGGCACCGTGCACGAGCTCACGAGCAAT GCCATCCTCTTCCTGCAGCAGCTCCTGGACTTCCAGGAGACGGCGGGCGCCATGCTGGCCTCCCAAG TTCTTGGGGACACATACAATATTCCTTTAGACCCCCGAG AGACCAGTTCTTCAGCCACCAGCTACAGCTCCGAGTTCAGCAGGCGCCTTCTGAGCACCTACATCT GTAAAGTCCTGGGCAACCTGCAGTTGAACTTGCTGAGCAAGTCCAAGGTGTATGAGGACCCAGCTCTGAGCGCCATCTTCCTGCACAACAATTACAACTACATCCTTAAGGCCCTGGAGAA GTCTGAGCTGATCCAGCTCGTGGCGGTGACCCAGAAGACTGCCGAGCGTTCCTACCGGGAGCACATCGAGCAGCAGATCCAGACCTACCAGCGCAG TTGGTTAAAGGTGACTGACTACATCGCTGAGAAGAACCTACCTGTGTTCCAACCCGGAGTCAAG ctCCGGGACAAGGAACGGCAGATGATCAAGGAGCGGTTTAAG GGCTTCAATGACGGCCTTGAAGAATTGTGCAAGATCCAGAAGGCCTGGGCTATTCCCGACACAGAGCAGAGGGACAAGATCCGCCAAGCCCAGAAGAACATTGTTAAGGAGACCTACGGGGCCTTTCTGCACAG GTTTGGCAGCGTGCCCTTCACCAAGAACCCTGAGAAGTACATGAAGTACCGCGTGGAGCAGGTGGGCGACATGATCGATCGCCTCTTTGACACCTCCGCCTGA